One Brassica napus cultivar Da-Ae chromosome C2, Da-Ae, whole genome shotgun sequence DNA window includes the following coding sequences:
- the LOC106380019 gene encoding transcription factor MYB86-like, whose translation MRRHSCCYKQKLRKGLWSPEEDKKLLNYITRHGHGCWSSVPKLAGLQRCGKSCRLRWINYLRPDLKRGAFSQDEESLIIELHAALGNRWSQIATRLPGRTDNEIKNFWNSCLKKKLRIKGIDPTTHKPLVSDLQTLNVIDQKLTSSTISEVSKSTGLITNNHDQSMVISSQLGPCWFPEIKTAANQNVAFCFSSSTTTPTVLDQMTSNFNPVPNNWELNYCRNTVPSQRNSIYNAFFGNHFTGASQIMNNNNNHVLDLHYHQDMKSWPSEILHYTEHNQSSETGLKAEVKPDIAKYYLGSSSSSSSSLNESAARLLHNAEVDLYGTNLQKLNNMAFHQSL comes from the exons atgaGAAGACATTCCTGTTGTTATAAGCAAAAGCTTAGAAAAGGACTTTGGTCTCCTGAAGAAGATAAGAAACTTCTCAATTACATAACTAGACATGGTCATGGCTGTTGGAGTTCTGTCCCCAAACTCGCAG GTTTACAGAGATGTGGAAAGAGTTGTAGGCTTAGGTGGATAAATTATTTGAGACCAGACTTAAAGAGGGGAGCATTCTCCCAAGACGAAGAGAGCTTGATTATTGAGCTCCATGCTGCGTTAGGGAACAG ATGGTCTCAGATTGCAACTAGGTTACCAGGAAGAACAGACAACGAGATCAAAAACTTTTGGAACTCATGTCTTAAGAAGAAGCTGAGAATAAAAGGCATTGACCCAACAACACATAAACCCTTAGTAAGCGACCTTCAAACTCTTAACGTCATAGATCAGAAGCTGACGTCATCAACTATTTCAGAAGTATCAAAGTCAACGGGTTTGATAACAAACAACCATGATCAGTCGATGGTCATCTCATCGCAACTAGGTCCGTGTTGGTTCCCGGAGATCAAGACGGCGGCTAATCAAAACGTTGCGTTTTGCTTCAGTTCAAGTACTACTACACCAACAGTTTTAGACCAGATGACTTCAAACTTCAACCCTGTTCCAAACAATTGGGAGCTCAACTACTGCAGAAACACAGTTCCATCTCAGAGAAACAGTATTTATAATGCTTTCTTTGGTAATCATTTCACAGGAGCTAGTCAAAtcatgaataataataataatcatgtACTGGATCTTCATTATCATCAAGACATGAAGTCATGGCCATCAGAGATTCTTCATTACACAGAACATAACCAAAGCTCAGAAACTGGTTTAAAAGCAGAGGTGAAGCCAGACATTGCCAAGTACTACTtgggatcatcatcatcatcatcgtcatcactAAACGAAAGCGCTGCGAGATTACTGCATAATGCTGAGGTTGATTTGTACGGTACAAACCTTCAGAAGCTTAATAACATGGCGTTTCATCAGAGCCTTTAG